From a region of the Desmodus rotundus isolate HL8 chromosome 7, HLdesRot8A.1, whole genome shotgun sequence genome:
- the RAB35 gene encoding ras-related protein Rab-35 isoform X1, whose product MARDYDHLFKLLIIGDSGVGKSSLLLRFADNTFSGSYITTIGVDFKIRTVEINGEKVKLQIWDTAGQERFRTITSTYYRGTHGVIVVYDVTSAESFVNVKRWLHEINQNCDDVCRILVGNKNDDPERKVVETEDAYKFAGQMGIQLFETSAKENVNVEEMFNCITELVLRAKKDNLAKQQQQQQNDVVKLTRNSKRKKRCC is encoded by the exons GTGTGGGCAAGAGCAGTTTACTGTTACGTTTTGCAGACAACACTTTCTCAG GCAGCTACATCACCACGATCGGCGTGGATTTCAAGATCCGGACCGTGGAGATCAACGGGGAGAAAGTGAAGCTGCAGATCTGGGACACGGCTGGGCAGGAGCGGTTCCGCACCATCACCTCCAC GTATTATCGAGGAACCCACGGGGTCATCGTGGTTTATGATGTCACCAGTGCCGAGTCCTTTGTCAATGTCAAACGGTGGCTTCACGAAATTAACCAGAACTGTGATGATGTATGCCGAATACTAG TGGGGAATAAGAATGATGACCCTGAGCGGAAGGTGGTGGAAACAGAAGATGCCTACAAATTCGCGGGGCAGATGGGGATCCAGTTGTTTGAGACCAGTGCCAAGGAGAAtgtcaatgtggaagag ATGTTCAACTGCATCACAGAGCTGGTCCTCCGAGCGAAGAAAGACAACTTGGcgaaacagcagcagcaacaacagaaCGATGTGGTGAAGCTCACGAGGAATAGTAAACGAAAGAAACGCTGCTGCTAA